In the genome of Epinephelus fuscoguttatus linkage group LG4, E.fuscoguttatus.final_Chr_v1, the window ttatggtagagaaatgaagaTTAAATTCACGGgtaacagctctggtggacattcctgcagtcagcatgccaattgcacgctccctcaaaacttgcgacatcagtggcattgtgctgtgtgataaaactgaacatttcagagtggccttttattgtggccagcctaaggcacatctgtgcaataatcatgctgtctaatcagcatcttgatatgccgcacctgtgaggtgggatggattatctcatcaaaggagaagtgctcactaacacagatttagacatatttgtgaggaaatggtcttttgtgtgtatagaaaatgtgttagatctttgagttagttcagctcatgaaaaatggaagcaaaaacaaaagtgttgcatttatatttttgttcagtctaTTATTGAGAAACTGCCAGCTCCAGTAAAACTAACATTTCCATTCACTGTAGTGAAATTTTGTGAGACTTTTCAactaaacagaaatgtaaagatGGTATTATTTAAGAGTTTGATGTACAACAGTTCATCCTCCATCAGCCCAGTATCTCTGGGCAAtgtcatatatgtatatatatatatacagtacaggccaaaagtttggacacaccttctcattcaatgtgttttctttattttcatgactatttacattgtagattctcactgaaggcatcaaaactatgaatgaacacatgtggagttatgtacttaacaaaaaaaggtgaaataactgaaaacatgttttatattctagtttcttcaaaatagccaccctttgctctgattactgctttgcacactcttggcattctctccatgagcttcaagaggtagtcacctgaaatggttttccaacagtcttgaaggagttcccagaggtgtttagcacttgttggcccctttgccttcactctgcggtccagctcaccccaaaccatctcgattgggttcaggtccggtgactgtggaggccaggtcatctgccgcagcactccatcactctccttcttggtcaaatagcccttacacagcctggaggtgtgtttggggtcattgtcctgttgaaaaataaatgatcgtccaactaaacgcaaaccggatgggatggcatgtcgctgcaggatgctgtggtagccatactggttcagtgtgccttcaattttgaataaatccccaacagtgtcaccagcaaaacacccccacaccatcacacctcctcctccatgcttcacagtgggaaccaggcatgtggaatccatccgttcaccttttctgcgtctcacaaagacatggcggttggaaccaaagatctcaaatttggactcatcagaccaaagcacagatttccactggtctaatgtccattccttgtgtttcttggcccaaacaaatctcttctgcttgttgcctctccttagcagtggtttcctagcagctatttgaccatgaaggcctgattcgcgcagtctcctcttaacagttgttctagagatgggtctgctgctagaactctgtgtggcattcatctggtctctgatctgagctgctgttaacttgcgatttctgaggctggtgactcggatgaacttatcctcagaagcagaggtgactcttggtcttcctttcctgggtcggtcctcatgtgtgccagtttcgttgtagcgcttgatggtttttgcgactccacttggggacacatttaaagtttttgcaattttccggactgactgaccttcatttcttaaagtaatgatggccactcgtttttctgtactgtatatatatacatatggcTAACAGTAATGGTTGGAGTACTAAAAATCTATACTCAAGCAAAAGTACAATTACTCCcattaaaaaatgactcaagtaAAAGTGAGAAGCCTGCTCCAGTTACTATAATTACTGCCCCAGGGTtgtcttacagtttacatccctgtctgtgaaaacatggatgcctcaTGCCCATTGTCCCTTCTGCAAcacagatctatacaatcagcacagtttcaaggtggacacccaagatgagtgtcaccaaatcagtatctgaccaaatgtctccccttttgtATCTGAGGTATGACATTAAGTAATggccaggaaagtgtttttacagaacattatgatgtcacagtgaagttaaccttcgaccttttggatataaaatgtcatcaattcatttttttaaaattctattagatatttgtgtgaagttttgtcataattagcatatgaattcttgagttatggccaaaaattagaatcagtttattcttcagtccaagtgaacgtttgtgtcaaatttaaagaaactagtccatacccactgaatgcatagttgcccacgtacagtttcacatggtgtgtgtctgggatacaggtcataggaaattgcagattaaatagtcaactgaacccattaagaagagcaatgtattcagacagagtttttgtgaatttgatagtacgattgctttactgacagtacagtagtaccattgccaatagtgggatagctagtgggctaaaactgcacattagtagttgaggtggcatgtttAAAGGCAGATAGTTTAAgggtttatatgttgtattatttaaaagtggggcgcacaggtagttcacatgggaaaggtgcggctagcccttgttgcagcggtttattatttaatatagcgcacgCTCAtgagctgcaggcaggtcagccctagcttcgtactggagaaatgtcaaatattgaacatcctatcactcatttagacaaaagtagatcagaaaatagggcccaggttgaaaaaaaaaaacattagttccccttttaAGACCTACAGACCCAGTTATAATGACATGAGGACCATTCACTGTGGATGAGAGGCTGATTATCATAACATTAGAAGAAGCGCCACTTATTATTTTGTTTGACTATTTTAGTACTGATAACTGTGACATTACATAACGGTATCATCTCAAtctgcagcaaacaaacaaactttacaagctctgtgagtgtgtgcacaagGTTAATGAGGGAGTGGTGCTGATGGGTCTTTCCTGTTGTGCTGGGTGCCCcccccccttcacacacacacacacacacacacacacacacacacacacacacacacacacacacacacacacagggctgagATAAATAGGAAATAGCTTGTGGTCACACTGTACTTCCTGTCTGTTGGAAGATGATTTCCCGTTTCCTGTCTAAGGTTTTGGAAAGAAGATGTGCACATCCCCAAATGATCTGAATTCCAATGGCAACAAAAGGTATTAACCCCTTAATCATTCTGCTCAACCATTTTGAATTACTATATCTTACCTAAAAATGTGTTGAACTAACCTCAACCTGATTGTGCTATCTCAAGGTatgttatgcaaaaaaaaaaatccaatagaTGTCGCTGTGTCCGCAAACAGTATGCCTTTTCTGTTTGCCTTCTACAGGAAGTTGGTAACAAAATAAGTCACTCCAGATGTGAGGGCGCTGTGTGGTGGGATTTTCCAAAGTAGGCAAGTTTTTCTAACATTTTGTAGTTTTATACGTTTTACTGAACTGATTTATGTAATTTTATACAAAAATTTTGAGTCTAATAAGGATCAAAtaattcttaaaaaaacatgGTCTACTAAATAGTTGATTTTTTCCTTTTGATGTTAAAGGTAGTGAAGCTAAGCTTATGTAACTAAAACTGACTATTTGCTATCAAAGAAAAACACTTCTGATTATTCACTGTTAATGCAAATAATGCATGTAATGTCATCCATTGTATATATGCTTAGATAATTTAGTAagtatgcttttttttattcaacTAACAATTGACTTATCCTTTTATGGTAAAGATAGTGATGCTAAGATAATAAATTTACAATTTTTGTCAAATTATAAAAAGGATTAACattcactgtttttattatcatatatttaatgttattcCATCATATATTTGAGCATATATTTCATCATATATTTTCCATAGCAACAAACTGATCTATGTTGGTATACTAATATATTACTAGCATTTTAACAGTATAtggtttgtaattttatttttttctttctgttttacaaTTACAATGGAGTGACTTCTCAACCATTTGATAGAggcatatatttaaaaaaaaaacattgatttttgttattattgccCCAAGGACATTAGAAATGCAATGAAAcacgcgcacacgcacacataccACTTCTGCTGTACTGAGGCACTCACCAGCCCACTGCTCCTCATAGTTGCGATGGCTAAAACAAATTGCAGGATGAATGGAGTCTAACTTTAACAATACAACAGCAAATATCCACAGCATTCACTACAGAGGCCATCtctgtaaagtttcaacaagtgcAATTTCAAGTGCATTTTACAACACTTTGCTACAAGTTGCAGCATCAAATATTAGTTAGCCAATCTATGATACTAATCCAAATTTGTTGGTGTGGGGTGTGAATGTTATGTGTAATAGTGTGTGCGTACCTGGGGCCAGGAGGAGGCTGTTCGCTGGGTGATGAGCTCTCCTTCTTGTCTCCATTCTCTTCCTGTATGGTGTTCTGGCTCTTCAGATAACTCTTAGCTTCCCTGGAGTCTGCTGATACCACTTTATCCAccctgacagacagagacagaaacacagcgGGCTCAACTCCGGAGCTGCTCATTGGAATCTAGAGCAGTGGTTTTCCAATGCTGTACCGGGGCACACTGGTGTACTgtgatgccaatccaggtgtgccgtggaattttgtgataaccacacatcgtaactgcaatattcaactgggcctggAATCCTTCACTCCATAGTTGTCCAACCCAAACCAGTGTATTGCAAAGGTCCCTATCCTCACATGTAGTTTAATtccatttaatttaaaaacctTCAAGGGGAACCTATTTATCGCCGCTCACGTGAGGGAAAGGGTGTGACACATctaaagccctgattggcagccagtgtgagggatgataacaatTAAAAGGGGAAAGcatgagtgggacaatggatcacTTTATTGTACCAAGCAAATTACAACGAAGCACCAATGAAGATGACCTACCAcctaaagaaaagagaaaaaattaaACTGTCAATAGACAGTATCACGTAAGCTACCcttcttatttttttcctaGTTTTTACAGTCTTATgtcatgataagagtgataacacctTTGTtgtgacattgaattttggtcacctgacATCATAACCTAAATTCAATCAAATATCAACATCTGACAACATTGGCGGCCAGCTGGGTAAGAGGTGTCAGGTTTCAGATTGTTCAACAGTGAGTAGCCAAAGTCATGTAAAATGCTTCTTCAGAGGTTTTCCACCCTTACCAGAATACAGTTCTGTGGTCATATTCTAATatactgaacattgtgcaaaatattgtcaagcTGCAGCTTCAGTACAAGAATCTCTATCAGAcctctgtcttaaaacaatattggtggaaccctgaTGCTAAGGCACTGACGAAACTTTAGTAAATGTTTTGTAAGGCAGGAAACTTAAACTGTTTCCTCAACAACTTCCACTTCAGTTTGGTGTGGTGGTGGCAGCATTACTACACAAGTGGAAATGTATAGAAAAATACACATGTAATGACGGTGAGTAATCACGTGACTGAATGTGGGAAACAGACATAATCTTAAGGCTGCACTAATTGTTCTTAAGAAATCTCAAATTGTGCTTAATCTGTTTTGCAAATGGATCAGAATGCAGTTTGACTTTTTTACACttaaagtcagaaaaaaatgtagaggTGTTATTTTTAGGTTATTATGCGAAGGCTTTACTGGTCCGGCTCACCTGAGATCAAATTGgtctgtatgtggcccatgtactaaaatgagtttgacacccctaaAACAGCTATGTCCACATTTTCTGCGACATAATCTATAAATCAcaatcacaaataaaaaaaagtctgaaatcACAGTAGGATAGTTTTAGTGCATGACAGGCTAATAATTCATAACCGATCAAGTGTTAGATTCCTCAAAGGCAGGcataaacacatatttttttaaacataagcTTCCATGTAGAGTTCTAGTATTCCATTATGCTCTacattacatacatacacacataaatgtgAGTCAAATTGAATGTAAATGCATATCCCTATCATTTCTTTATCAGTGGAAGCCCAGTGGATGTTTCTGAACAGATTCCTCGGTTGATTTTCCCCAAGGGTTCATTTAACCTTTGTCATCCTCATCATGAGTAATGAGAGGAAATCTGCTTAGGGCTGCATAAAATCTCTGTGTGAATATGCCTGGAAGGTACTGATACAGTATTTTATTACACCAAATTAACTAGTTTTACTGTATATGTACAAGTGTGGCACGGTCTGACAGGACCGCAGATAACAATTAGTCAATCTTGGTTAATTTTCACACATTTACActtaaatgttgattaatgtgcacTTTCTTTAACAAATACATAGATACAAATATGCAGAAATATCATctttttatgatgataaaagaCCAAGATCCATCAACACAAATCTAATCCACACAGCTGCTGAGCCCATTCTGCATCTAAatgttaaaaagtaaatattaagacAGGGTGTATGCTCgcctctgcctctgcctttACGCACATGCTATATaaaaggacacacacagagtaagacacagatgtgtctgtgtctcactATGGGGTGAGATAGGGAGGCTATATGAGGAACAGCCACTGCATCCTCTGGGAACATCAGTGCTGCACAGACTCCACAACCACTTGCATCCATCATGGCAGCACTGAAAGGCTTTCCCTGTTATGTATGCTAATTATATGCAGCCATAATTACACAGAGCACACAGTGAGGGCGAGTCTTGTCTCAGCCACGAGAAAGATATCGGAGTCCTGAGGAGAATAGCCTGAAAAGACACAAGGGCAACAGCAGGCTCGACCGGTAGTCCTCTGAATACTATTTGAAATATCGCAGTATTTGGTGCCAACGGCCGTCTTCACTGAAAAATCAATGCTCAAATCACACATTAGAGCctgcagcagtttttttttgtggctctGGGGATATGTTACAACCATCCTCCATGTACTAATCTTATGCTTCTGTAATTACAGAGCGCACAGCTTCATGCATAATCAATCTGATGAATTATATCCAGGATCATATCTGGTTTCTGAATACAGACCACTCAGACATAAACATTTAGGATGGGACATTACTCGCTCCACATAACTAGCATCTTTTCAGTCTGCAGGGGCGTGGCTGTCTGtgtgatatacagtatgttcaCCTTACACAGTCATAATTATACTGTTTTTATGGGGAAACACTCGGCTGTTTGTGTGGCTCTTATTGAAGGAATGTCATGAGCTGTGATAATTACTCAGGCTCAGTTAGAAACATTACTGCAAACTGAGTCTGTTCCAGGGGCTAATTAAACTGTTCACACTGTCAGCTACATATAATTAAAGCATGGGATTACTGCCTACGTTGTTGGGTCAATTGTTGAGGTCTGCTTTAAATGTGCTGCTGAGGCTGAGATAAAATCTATTTTCCAGTCTTCACTAAgagtgggaatcaccagaggcccaaCAATACTTttgtcacgatacaatattattgcaaatttaaacattttgcaatatgctgagtattgcgataacaTATATTGAGatgtattaccttttttcaactgcaaattatgtttatcaaagaaaaaaattgtCAGCATCTATTTTATCTAATGAGATAAAGATTTAAAGATAAAGTTTCTCATTTCAATCATTAACTATTATTGTAGCAGAATGAATCCAATGGAcagaattttttaaatttctatttgtaatattaataatttatataacaAATTCCTACTCCTTACTCTTTACCAGctttaatgtgaaaatgttcATTAGAGCATTGGCCAGAATAAACATGGTGGAGACTTTGCTGTTCTTAAAGCCTAAAGGTCTGTAAAGTTTGTCCTGAGGGTGGTGCTAGAGTTAATGATTTACGACATGAGAGCCAggtcctgtttgttttttcaataatACTGGTTTCAACAGTATTAAAAACGGAACACTGTCTTAATTGCTGGTTATTGGGAGAACAGTAAAAGCCAAACTTCAGcatttttactgtatgtaaGTGATGGAGAAGTAAACTGACGACTCCCACATCAGGTTCTGTCTATGATGATTCTGTGGTGGTTATGATCCATATTCATCAACTTTGAACTAGAGGTGTACAGAGACATCATAATCTGTAACCAACAAAATTATCTGTCTCTGTATTCGGATATCGGTTTATACAATCAGTCACGATAAACCAGGTAAATGCTGTGTTTTCCAATATTGGCAGTGCAATTGTTGCACCTTTAAAGCATCAGATTAATTATTCATATGGGCACATAATTAATTAGGAAATATATTTCCACATCCTCATACTGTAGCCTGCTTGTCatctttctctcatttttatttctaactAAACTAAGTTTATGAACAGTATGAAGCCCAGTACTATGGAATGCCATTCATTCATTGTCCATTATCTGTAATTGCTTATCCTATTCAGGGCTGtaaggggctggagcctatgtgagctgacactgggcaagaaatcaggcacaccctggacaggtcgccagatgATCACCGAGCTGGTTATATAAGCTACTTTTACACTGGCTCTACAAAGTTGAAATTTCATGCTGTTATGCCGCCTCACCATTCTGTATAAACGGCAAAATCACAGAATGGGGAGAAAGAGTTGTCTTTTCTTTAAGATGgcatcagaggtagtaacagtgccaaaGCAATGTCTCtataaacaagacaaaaacagtACAAAAGAAATACATCCCAAGATCAATGGACGGCATGCGGGACCAAAGAAACATCTAGCAaagtagaaaacaaataaatccgcacaccacaaataaacaaaccagatttgtttgttttctacttTGTATAAACAagacagccagcaggatgggatcatggaTGGCACGTTACATTTTGACGCCATGTTATATGTGCAACCCTCTGCGAGAGTTTTAAAAAGTAGccaatagcagttagcagcgAACTCAATAAAGAAGAACTgaaaacagtgaggtccaggagcagaagatgagatcagccgccaacagagatggtaaatgattgtttttaccatgttatgccattgttattgtttataaagtgctaAAGACACGTACGTTATATGTCACAATggaggctgatgctgttgtaTTACACCCATCACACctgccagcatgctgtctaaaatcacacactgaagaAACATGATGCagccgttgtttggttctgtgtaaaaatgcaaaggcggtgtaaagaagggacttcgtagAGGCTCTATCACgtcatctctgtgtaaaaagtgctgtagtgcaaaatatacataaattaTTCAATCTATTTCAAATAAATAAGCAGTTTTTTAAAGGACATTTTCAGAGGACTACTTAAATTTATTTTGGGAGAACTTTTATTTCCtattatttgcattttgtttcttAGGTCTTTTTATTTCCATCTGTTTAAATAATCATGAAATACTTAGTAGGGTGACAGTGGACGCTAAGTTAAAATTCCATGAAACGTACTGCTAATACATTCAGCGTGTTACATCTTAAATGTATGAATACTGACTTAAATACAAGGTGAATCGTCAttctttaacatttttcaactgAGTGTTTTAAATAGGAGAAATTATCACATACAGAAAAAAACCACAGGTTCCAGACTTGATTTTAATGTATAGTTTGTGAGGGTTTGACAGAAATCCAGCTATCACACTGGGCTTTTGACTCGCTGCTCCTGCACATGATGCCTCTCCTGATGTGCTTCACCTACTGTGCGCTGATACTGGCTAACACAACATAGGGATCAATTTTGTGTGTcgtaaatgaaataaatagttAGTAAAATCAAAGTCCAATGTTGTCAACGGAATGGGCATTTCTATCAATTTAAAGAAACATAATGTATAAACATGTAATTTTTCCCCAACAATAATAACAAGCAACTTCAGGTGGAATTAATATCTGTTTCCATCGTATTGTTTGTGCTTTCCCAACTAAGGTTATCGGATACAGGTGTGTCCCTACTCTGAAGCGAATGTGTTAAGTGCTTAAATAACTGTGCACCTGTTCACATTGACACTTCATGGTAGTATGTGAGACATCAGGCTCTGAGAGAGCTACATAAAACTGAACTCATATCTGACTAAAGCCCTTCTACACAGTACTGAcatcaactgtgtgtgtgtgtgtgtgtgtgtgtgtgtgtgtgtgtgtgtgtgtgtgtgtgtgtggcaccaCCTACTGGTCAATGTGAAAATGCTCTGCCACCAAGCAAAGACCTTCAACATCATCTATACACTTTACAATTTGAAGTTATGCTGTGAGATGTAGTGATTGCACTaaatggatgaaaaaaaaaatgatacacACAGAATGTCAGGAACTCTTATCTGCTGTGTAGTTTATCTAATTTATCTACTACATTATGTTTCAGGTAAGTTTCAACTTACATGTGAAAGCTCTACCCGATTAAATTATTTGACACTTAatcatgtgtttattttcttcctttttctggTTCATGAAAAACAAATCTTTTCACAGTCAAACTGTCTCAAACTGTTGATGATGGCGTACCTCACTTCTTCTCCAGCGAAGTCGAAAACTTTAGTGATGGTGACTTTAGCAGGTTCTGatgcttttgttgttggacTCAAACATTTAGCCTGCAATACTGAGGAATCATCCTGAGGATAAAACAAAAGAATCAGTCAGGGAGAGAAAAGGTGACAGACAATGTTTAGAGTTGTAAACAGGCTCTCTGTTTGTTAGACGctgtgttttaaaaccagtggaaatagagccctggAACAATTAAATCACCTACTATTACAACTGACCTATAACAATATATAGGCTACTCCTTTATTACCTGAGACTCCAGACTTTCTTCCATGGATACTTATTTTCGAAGAAGAGCAGAGCAGGATAGCTGTTCCTGCTAATgtgctaactccaaatcctgctttgtAATACAGGCCTCTGGTGATTCAATCAAATCAGAGCCGACAGTCTGATGCTGCTACACTGCATGACTACAGTCATAGTTGTAGCTGATACACATCAgctttttggcattttgccaTTTATCTCCTGATGTATTCTTTGCCACAAAAGGGGGCGCGGCCTTGGTGATGACACAATGCCAGTCTGGTCTATGTGTATCATGTAATACTGGTGACGTTTCAGCGGTGACGCAGCGTAGCACTAGAGTTTAAATTAGTGATGCAAGGAACTTGTTTTGCATGATGTTAGACctgttttgggatttttatgaaaacattttatataaTAACCAAAACAATGTATATTCAAAACTTTTCAAAACGTTCTGTTAATTCCAAACCATTTCCAGACCTGGAAATCATTTTTTCTAATTTTCATTACTTTCCCAGGAAATTCATGACTGAGGGAAAATCTGTTTAGAACATGCAACCTCGTTATGTTTCTttttgaaacatttgcaggGCTCCTGTCACTTTACAGGTTAATCACATGAAAGCACTTCAATGCTTTGGTACCCTCAAACCGttcacattttaaacatggtGCCATCTTCTTTGTACATTTTGGTTTTGAGCAAATTTACCTTCTTTGTGGTACCTGACTGTGAGGCAGGTGTGGGGTCTTTGGGTCTGGATCCAACGTCAGACAGGAAACTTGCCCACAGGTCATCGGATTTTTTCTTCTGCTTTGCCTCATCATCCTCGTGTGCCTCAGTGAATTTTCCCACCTCTTCCTCTGGTGGCGGGACCTCTTCTGCTCCATCTCCATCCTTCTCCTTGTCTACCTTCAGTactcctttctttctctttctgtagaTTTTTTTCAAGGACACCAGCGAATAACAGTTATCAACATTCACATCACAGACTTTTATTAAGAAATAAGTTTTTTCTCATGTGtctttgattaaaaataaacactgtagTAAATGCACTGAAAGATACTGAATTTTGTTGACTGGATAAAAAGGGCAGACATTTCATTCAAGAATTTAGGAAAGTCACTGAACATGCCTGCTGATAAATTGTTTTTTATCCATGTTGTCGGACTGAAGTTTGGGTCCAGGTCCACTTCAGCGACTCAGAACAAAGTGGGAAAACTGGGGCCTAATATTTATTGCCGATTTCAGGTCATAC includes:
- the cfdp1 gene encoding craniofacial development protein 1, translating into MMNYSDYDSDGYSSNEDADYVPSDDNLSEDDINECEKEDPLHEGDSVPHPGDVIKKKRKKKDISMRKRKKGVLKVDKEKDGDGAEEVPPPEEEVGKFTEAHEDDEAKQKKKSDDLWASFLSDVGSRPKDPTPASQSGTTKKDDSSVLQAKCLSPTTKASEPAKVTITKVFDFAGEEVRVDKVVSADSREAKSYLKSQNTIQEENGDKKESSSPSEQPPPGPSVKRPAGMSSILNRIGGKKQKMSTLEKSKMDWDAFKSEEGITEELAIHNRGREGYVERKNFLERVDHRQFELEKAVRQSNMKQ